The Paenibacillus sophorae genome has a segment encoding these proteins:
- the spoVAD gene encoding stage V sporulation protein AD, producing MKQLGKQTWQFTSKPAILGASAVVGPEEGEGPLASDFDFIYDSLKMDEKTWEKAERRLFEKAIRLAMINAGIKQEELEFFVGGDLMNQIISASFAAKKLGTPYIGVFGACSTSMESLAVASMIVDSGGAKYALAGTASHNCTVEKQFRYPTEYGSQKPPTAQYTVTGSGCAIITRNDGTQTGPFVTAATIGKVMDFDIKDPFNMGSAMAPAAADTITAHFRDTGLSPGYYDLIVTGDLASVGLPITKELLAKEGIPMEQTEFTDCGLLIYDRERQKYVIAGGSGCGCSATVTYGHILKRMKKGQLKRVLVVATGALLSPLTYQQGESIPCIAHAVALESGGEQA from the coding sequence ATGAAGCAGCTGGGCAAGCAGACGTGGCAGTTCACATCCAAACCCGCCATTCTTGGCGCTTCGGCGGTAGTGGGACCGGAAGAAGGCGAGGGGCCGCTCGCCTCGGATTTTGACTTCATATACGATAGTTTGAAGATGGACGAGAAGACCTGGGAGAAAGCGGAGCGCCGGCTCTTTGAAAAGGCGATCCGTCTGGCCATGATCAATGCGGGGATTAAGCAGGAGGAGCTGGAGTTTTTCGTTGGCGGCGATCTGATGAACCAGATTATCAGCGCTTCTTTCGCGGCCAAAAAGCTCGGCACTCCCTATATCGGTGTATTCGGCGCTTGCTCCACCTCTATGGAAAGTTTGGCGGTCGCATCCATGATCGTGGATTCTGGGGGAGCGAAATATGCGCTGGCCGGAACCGCCAGCCATAACTGTACGGTGGAGAAGCAATTCCGGTATCCCACCGAATACGGATCGCAAAAACCGCCGACGGCGCAGTATACCGTTACGGGCTCCGGCTGCGCGATTATTACCCGGAATGACGGAACCCAGACCGGACCGTTTGTCACTGCCGCAACCATTGGCAAAGTTATGGATTTTGATATTAAAGACCCTTTTAACATGGGCTCTGCCATGGCTCCCGCCGCGGCGGATACGATCACGGCGCATTTTCGCGATACGGGGTTGTCTCCGGGTTATTACGATTTGATCGTGACCGGCGATCTTGCCTCGGTCGGATTGCCCATAACAAAGGAACTGCTCGCTAAAGAAGGAATTCCGATGGAACAGACCGAATTCACCGATTGCGGGCTGCTGATTTACGACCGGGAAAGACAGAAATATGTCATCGCGGGAGGCAGCGGATGCGGCTGTTCGGCGACCGTCACCTATGGACATATTTTGAAACGGATGAAAAAAGGACAACTGAAGCGCGTTCTCGTCGTTGCCACAGGAGCACTGCTCTCGCCGCTGACGTATCAGCAGGGTGAGAGCATACCTTGTATAGCGCATGCGGTTGCGCTGGAGAGCGGAGGTGAGCAAGCATGA
- the spoVAE gene encoding stage V sporulation protein AE encodes MIFVWAFLVGGLICVIGQLMMDVIKLTPAHTMSTLVVAGAIADAVGIYDPLIKFAGAGASIPITSFGNSLVHGALIELEQVGWIGVVTGIFNITSAGISSAIVFSFLAALVVRPKG; translated from the coding sequence ATGATATTTGTGTGGGCATTTCTGGTCGGAGGCCTGATCTGTGTAATCGGCCAGCTGATGATGGATGTGATTAAGCTGACTCCGGCGCATACGATGAGCACGCTCGTGGTCGCCGGGGCGATAGCGGACGCGGTCGGAATATACGATCCGCTCATAAAATTCGCCGGCGCGGGCGCATCCATACCGATTACCAGTTTCGGCAACTCGCTGGTGCACGGCGCGCTTATCGAGCTGGAACAGGTTGGCTGGATCGGTGTAGTCACCGGGATCTTCAACATTACGAGCGCCGGTATATCCTCGGCAATCGTATTTTCTTTCCTGGCTGCGCTGGTTGTGCGGCCAAAGGGCTGA
- a CDS encoding DinB family protein: MNAEQRKAWNEDHKHLTAMILIPNEHKESVSLLLRLRAQLYAAEGEANGPFGYEDLLLKDTREETMRCYPVQSPDTRNSIVWHLWHSARIEDITMNMLVAGTGQVLDTDGMPQELNIRFLHSGNEMTEEEMTELSAEIGIEGLLAYRRAVGRRTNEIITSLEPGQFRQKVDPGRIKAVREQGAVTEKAGWLTDYWSGKTIGGLMLMPATRHNFVHLNKAMRIKSKLQRRR; this comes from the coding sequence ATGAACGCAGAACAACGCAAGGCATGGAATGAAGATCACAAACATCTGACAGCCATGATTCTCATACCGAATGAGCATAAGGAGTCTGTCTCTCTGCTGCTGCGGCTGCGTGCTCAGTTGTATGCGGCTGAAGGAGAGGCGAATGGACCTTTTGGTTATGAGGATTTGCTTCTTAAAGACACCCGGGAGGAGACAATGCGATGCTATCCCGTGCAGTCTCCCGATACGCGGAATTCCATAGTTTGGCATCTGTGGCACAGCGCCAGGATAGAAGATATCACTATGAACATGCTGGTAGCGGGCACGGGGCAGGTTCTGGATACAGACGGAATGCCCCAGGAGCTGAATATCCGGTTCCTCCATTCCGGTAACGAGATGACTGAAGAAGAAATGACGGAACTCAGCGCTGAAATTGGGATTGAGGGTCTGCTTGCTTATCGGCGGGCTGTCGGGCGGAGGACAAATGAAATTATAACTTCTCTGGAGCCGGGGCAATTCAGACAAAAAGTGGATCCGGGACGGATCAAGGCTGTCCGGGAGCAAGGCGCGGTTACGGAAAAAGCTGGCTGGCTGACCGACTACTGGAGCGGAAAAACAATAGGCGGCTTGATGCTGATGCCCGCGACACGGCATAACTTCGTTCACCTGAACAAAGCGATGCGGATCAAAAGCAAGCTTCAACGGCGCCGGTAA
- a CDS encoding AAA family ATPase has protein sequence MPVSHESMQIVNAVRANLESCILGKSFEIELLLTALLAGGHVLIEDVPGTGKTQLIRALARSISGDYRRIQCNPDILPSDITGVSVYHPRDEMFHFRPGPVMTNILLADEINRATTKTQSALLEVMEERNVTVDGETYALPHPFMLCATQNPIDFEGTYTLPEAQLDRFMLRISLGYPDAATERNLLLTHQEGQPVNKLQPVTGMERIASIQDEIREVYISEPVLGYLLDIVRGTREHPMVLLGASPRAALSYMMACKAFAFLQERDYVLPDDVKSLAPYTLGHRILLRPESRLDNVSADTLLNNLLQSIQVPVTMRQ, from the coding sequence ATGCCCGTTAGCCACGAATCGATGCAAATCGTAAATGCCGTCCGCGCCAATCTGGAATCCTGTATTCTCGGAAAATCGTTTGAAATAGAGCTGCTGCTTACTGCCTTGCTTGCAGGCGGCCATGTCCTGATCGAGGATGTCCCGGGAACGGGCAAAACCCAGCTGATCCGAGCGCTGGCAAGATCCATCTCCGGAGACTACCGCCGGATTCAGTGCAATCCAGACATTCTGCCGAGCGATATTACCGGTGTATCGGTGTATCATCCCCGGGATGAGATGTTCCACTTCCGTCCGGGACCGGTAATGACGAATATCCTGCTTGCCGACGAAATCAACAGGGCTACGACCAAGACGCAGTCTGCGCTGCTGGAGGTCATGGAGGAACGCAACGTAACGGTGGACGGGGAGACCTATGCGCTTCCGCATCCGTTCATGCTGTGCGCCACGCAGAATCCGATTGACTTCGAAGGCACGTACACGCTGCCCGAAGCGCAGCTCGACCGCTTCATGCTTCGAATCAGCCTTGGGTATCCCGATGCGGCCACGGAAAGAAATCTGCTCCTGACCCATCAGGAAGGCCAGCCGGTGAATAAGCTTCAGCCGGTAACGGGAATGGAAAGAATAGCATCCATTCAAGACGAAATCCGCGAGGTGTATATCAGCGAGCCGGTTCTAGGCTACCTCCTCGATATTGTCCGCGGCACCAGAGAACATCCGATGGTCCTGCTCGGCGCCAGCCCCCGTGCAGCGCTGTCTTATATGATGGCATGCAAGGCCTTCGCCTTCTTGCAGGAGCGCGACTATGTGCTGCCGGATGATGTGAAGTCGCTGGCTCCATATACGCTCGGCCACCGCATCCTGCTGCGTCCCGAATCCCGGCTGGATAACGTCAGCGCGGATACACTGCTGAACAATCTTCTGCAGAGTATCCAGGTGCCCGTGACAATGAGGCAATAA
- a CDS encoding DUF58 domain-containing protein, which produces MRRYLSAAAVRLPAKLAGIAAVWCVTLLYVLFQGGKTSFMLFTMVSVLMVYLLAGGFTGVRRARGARTLLTDGEKSDLLYAGGHLHVKLEIALPGLLPIPFVVVREMLKRHNGESWIFEESFVPNFKGQGELRFQTPPLERGRYSFSETGISSEDIFGLVEHKGSFLAQGQFRVLPRIVHIPRWVLYERNSRISGPQVSLAQSRRETTQINGVRDYVYGDRLSRIHWNATAKTGAWKSKEFEHESLPKTMLILDGTASAYASSAQFELAVSAAASLLGFGVRERIGIGLCCLDKNTKVFAPAESAAERQKMVQYLIDINGEGRGPLVPRLEKGYRMFPKGAYFVLISPQTDGNVLQTLQWAESRGMTPCHIHVLNPAGSHRGNKWPSELHSRGIMGHSVSSLRELPAALGGDGR; this is translated from the coding sequence ATGAGACGCTATTTGTCCGCAGCCGCCGTGAGGCTGCCGGCCAAGCTGGCCGGAATTGCCGCGGTTTGGTGTGTTACCCTGCTGTATGTTCTGTTTCAAGGCGGCAAAACGTCGTTCATGCTGTTCACTATGGTGTCGGTCCTGATGGTATATCTGCTTGCCGGCGGATTTACCGGAGTACGCAGAGCCCGGGGCGCCCGTACCCTTCTCACCGACGGAGAGAAGTCCGATTTGCTCTATGCGGGAGGCCATCTGCACGTCAAGCTCGAAATTGCGCTCCCCGGCCTTCTGCCGATTCCTTTTGTTGTTGTCCGTGAAATGCTCAAAAGGCATAATGGAGAGTCCTGGATTTTTGAGGAAAGCTTTGTTCCGAACTTTAAAGGACAGGGGGAACTTAGATTCCAAACGCCACCGCTCGAACGCGGCCGCTATTCTTTTTCCGAGACGGGAATTTCCAGCGAGGATATTTTCGGGCTGGTCGAGCACAAAGGAAGCTTTCTCGCGCAGGGACAGTTCCGGGTGCTGCCCCGCATCGTCCATATCCCGAGATGGGTGCTGTACGAACGGAATTCGCGGATTTCCGGGCCCCAGGTTTCGCTGGCTCAGTCACGGCGGGAGACGACGCAGATCAACGGCGTCCGCGATTACGTGTACGGCGACCGCCTAAGCCGCATTCACTGGAATGCGACGGCCAAGACCGGGGCATGGAAATCCAAGGAATTCGAGCATGAATCGCTGCCCAAAACGATGCTTATTCTCGACGGAACCGCCTCGGCTTACGCCTCTTCCGCGCAGTTCGAGCTTGCCGTCTCGGCAGCGGCCTCTCTGCTTGGGTTTGGCGTGCGGGAACGGATTGGCATCGGACTGTGCTGTCTCGACAAAAATACCAAAGTATTCGCCCCTGCGGAGAGCGCCGCGGAGCGGCAGAAGATGGTTCAATATCTGATCGATATCAACGGGGAGGGCAGAGGCCCTCTGGTTCCCCGGCTGGAAAAGGGATACCGCATGTTTCCGAAAGGAGCTTACTTCGTGCTGATCAGCCCGCAGACAGACGGAAATGTGCTGCAGACACTGCAGTGGGCCGAGAGCAGAGGGATGACCCCCTGTCACATCCACGTACTGAACCCTGCGGGTTCGCACCGCGGCAACAAATGGCCCAGCGAGCTTCATTCCCGCGGTATCATGGGGCATAGTGTAAGCTCGCTTCGTGAACTGCCCGCTGCGCTTGGAGGGGATGGACGATGA
- a CDS encoding transglutaminase TgpA family protein: protein MKNWWNLMKSSWHRSFGLLWMVIIALQWLSFTDPIWLQQTSTAVLITLAAAAVIEILLPISILYRIMIEAATVLYIVYRTIQYYGLYIPFPSAPIDEHLTDTLSQMTPYLWFALAGWAIMLSASLLVTTKSRILLFIGMNIAAFAALDSFTPSVLWQEVAWTVFAGLGWLVSNHLKSFQLRYPRGWKYLIDYPLKISVNIAVIFALVILTGVNAPAVKPTLTDPYTAWREWNGSGAPQDNRADNTGTESSGTGSSGTASGYSLNDANLGGGFAFDYSPVMSVTSSSRIYMRGETRNVYSGTGWSDNLRSKQGRLEPAEVGEALENDYASSTPTQELQYTVRMLSNNRYPVLFGAYSISRIDSINGEKETGGMSWRSRDGELLINGADSAPYPKTYELTSELPVVPVQELSAKTFSDLYGGKDIPNQFLQLPNNFPERVQNLAREITAQAQTPYEKTMLLQQYLQQTFPYTNEPDLSLKKSRDFVEGFLFEIKEGYCDYYSTALVTMARSLDIPARWVKGYAPGEQAQLPDSLAVRQGEAVNNNYTITNADAHSWAEVYFGDYGWIPVEATPGFNAPLLTQSESDPQPEASEAPNADAQDEEQAAGTGSDESSLSVGTWVVAAAAVIVAGWAAFLLWQHRSDLRFLLQRIRSGRPLSSAEKIVAETERWVAFMRRKGFSRDKHETLRESVSRWRGERPGASESLSALLGWFEKAKYSPEVIEDKDWQAVYTETLRLRKSLKLTK, encoded by the coding sequence ATGAAGAACTGGTGGAACCTAATGAAATCGTCCTGGCACCGGTCTTTCGGTCTGCTGTGGATGGTCATCATAGCTTTGCAGTGGCTTTCTTTCACCGACCCGATCTGGCTGCAGCAGACGAGCACCGCGGTGTTGATCACGCTGGCGGCCGCAGCAGTTATTGAAATTTTGCTGCCGATTTCCATCCTGTACCGCATCATGATCGAAGCGGCTACAGTTCTGTATATTGTATACCGGACCATCCAATATTACGGACTTTATATCCCATTTCCTTCGGCGCCGATTGACGAACATCTGACCGATACTTTATCGCAGATGACGCCATATCTCTGGTTCGCTCTCGCAGGTTGGGCGATTATGCTGTCGGCCTCCTTACTGGTAACGACCAAGAGCCGTATTTTGCTGTTTATCGGCATGAATATCGCGGCATTCGCGGCGCTGGATTCCTTCACGCCCTCGGTGCTGTGGCAGGAAGTCGCCTGGACGGTGTTCGCCGGGCTGGGCTGGCTGGTGAGCAATCATCTAAAGAGCTTTCAGTTGCGTTATCCCAGAGGCTGGAAATATCTCATTGATTATCCGCTCAAAATATCAGTGAATATCGCCGTTATTTTTGCGCTGGTCATTCTTACCGGCGTGAATGCGCCGGCGGTCAAGCCCACGTTGACCGATCCTTATACGGCCTGGAGGGAATGGAACGGCAGCGGCGCGCCGCAAGATAATAGAGCGGACAATACTGGAACCGAATCAAGCGGCACAGGCTCGTCAGGGACGGCTTCCGGATACAGCCTCAATGATGCCAATCTCGGAGGAGGCTTCGCTTTTGACTACTCTCCGGTGATGTCGGTCACCTCGTCTTCGCGCATCTATATGCGCGGGGAGACAAGAAACGTATACTCCGGCACAGGATGGAGCGATAACCTCCGCAGCAAACAAGGGCGCCTAGAGCCGGCGGAGGTTGGGGAGGCGCTGGAGAATGACTATGCGTCGTCTACTCCCACTCAGGAGCTGCAGTATACCGTCCGTATGCTCAGCAATAACCGGTACCCGGTGCTGTTCGGCGCCTATTCCATTTCCAGAATCGATTCTATTAACGGTGAAAAAGAAACTGGCGGGATGTCATGGCGCAGCCGGGACGGCGAATTGTTGATTAACGGCGCTGATTCCGCTCCATACCCGAAGACGTATGAGCTGACTTCCGAGCTGCCCGTCGTTCCGGTTCAGGAACTGAGCGCAAAGACATTCTCCGACCTGTATGGCGGAAAGGATATTCCGAACCAGTTCCTGCAGCTTCCAAATAATTTTCCCGAAAGAGTGCAGAATCTGGCCCGTGAAATTACGGCACAGGCACAGACGCCGTATGAAAAGACGATGCTTCTGCAACAATATTTACAACAAACGTTTCCGTACACAAATGAACCCGACTTGTCCCTCAAAAAAAGCAGGGATTTTGTGGAAGGCTTTCTGTTTGAGATTAAAGAGGGCTACTGTGACTATTATTCCACGGCTCTTGTGACCATGGCCCGTTCGCTGGATATTCCAGCCCGTTGGGTTAAGGGCTATGCGCCGGGAGAACAGGCCCAGCTTCCCGACAGCCTTGCCGTGCGGCAGGGAGAGGCCGTGAACAACAACTATACGATTACCAACGCCGACGCCCATTCCTGGGCCGAGGTATACTTCGGGGATTACGGCTGGATTCCGGTAGAGGCAACGCCCGGCTTCAATGCCCCGCTGCTGACGCAAAGCGAGTCCGATCCGCAGCCCGAAGCATCCGAAGCTCCGAATGCAGATGCGCAGGATGAAGAGCAGGCTGCAGGTACGGGTTCCGATGAAAGCAGCTTGTCCGTGGGAACGTGGGTCGTTGCCGCAGCGGCTGTTATTGTAGCCGGTTGGGCGGCGTTTCTGCTGTGGCAGCACCGGTCCGACCTTCGCTTTCTGCTGCAGAGAATCCGCAGCGGACGGCCATTGTCTTCCGCCGAGAAAATTGTGGCTGAGACGGAGCGCTGGGTAGCCTTCATGCGCCGGAAAGGCTTCTCCAGAGACAAGCATGAGACCCTTAGGGAATCGGTTTCCCGGTGGAGAGGTGAGCGTCCGGGTGCGTCGGAAAGTCTATCGGCGCTGCTCGGCTGGTTCGAGAAGGCAAAATACAGCCCCGAAGTAATTGAAGACAAAGACTGGCAAGCCGTGTATACTGAAACTTTGCGGCTGCGAAAGAGTCTGAAGCTGACGAAATGA
- a CDS encoding YqeG family HAD IIIA-type phosphatase, translated as MFESLVPKLRVNTVFDINLEDLYLKGYRGIITDLDNTLVGAKAPLATPELVLWFDKVKQHGFKLVIVSNNNMNRVSRFAAPLNIEFVHGARKPTNAPFHKAMKLMNLEPEMTIVVGDQMLTDVYGGNRLGLFTVLVLPISPEDEGLGTRINRRIEQIALTRLRKQGLWHEEEQQE; from the coding sequence ATGTTTGAAAGTCTTGTCCCCAAGCTGCGGGTAAATACGGTGTTCGATATTAATCTCGAAGATCTGTATTTGAAGGGCTATAGGGGCATTATTACCGATCTGGACAACACGCTGGTAGGCGCCAAGGCGCCTCTGGCTACGCCGGAGCTGGTGCTGTGGTTCGATAAGGTGAAGCAGCACGGCTTTAAACTGGTGATCGTGTCCAATAATAATATGAACCGGGTATCACGATTTGCGGCGCCGCTGAATATCGAATTTGTGCACGGAGCGCGCAAGCCGACCAATGCCCCTTTTCACAAGGCGATGAAGCTGATGAATCTGGAACCGGAGATGACGATCGTGGTCGGAGACCAGATGCTTACCGACGTATACGGAGGCAACCGGCTGGGTCTGTTTACTGTACTGGTGCTGCCGATCTCCCCTGAGGACGAGGGACTTGGCACCCGCATCAACCGCCGGATAGAGCAGATTGCGCTGACCAGATTGCGTAAACAAGGATTGTGGCATGAGGAGGAACAACAGGAATGA
- the yqeH gene encoding ribosome biogenesis GTPase YqeH, with the protein MNEQTERQRPISCSGCGIKLQTVHRDQPGYMPEAAYDRDPVICQRCFRIKNYNEVSSVSVDQDEFLRLLSGIGEKNALVVHIVDLFDLEGSLISGLQRFVGSNSVILAVNKCDLLPKVTNWNKLRNWVQQRSKELGLKTAEIVLCSAKRGQGFDRLLDSVSSLRGRRDVYVVGATNVGKSTLINRLISDYSDLEQELTTSRYPGTTLDSVKIPLDDGHYIIDTPGIVYPWRYSELVERQDLDAVMPAKPLKPAVYQLNSGQTLFFGGLGRFDFVQGEHQSFTCFISGSLKIHRTKLERADDLYRDHRGEMLSPPAAGDVDKLPAWQRHEFRIARGSRSDVFISGLGWIKLNGTEGAVVAVHVPRGVKVLVRPSLI; encoded by the coding sequence ATGAACGAACAGACTGAACGGCAGCGTCCCATAAGCTGCAGCGGCTGCGGCATTAAGCTGCAGACCGTGCACCGGGACCAGCCTGGATACATGCCGGAGGCGGCTTATGACCGTGACCCAGTCATTTGCCAACGGTGCTTCCGCATTAAGAATTATAACGAGGTCTCCTCGGTCTCCGTGGACCAGGACGAATTTCTGCGCCTGCTCTCCGGAATCGGGGAAAAGAACGCGCTTGTCGTCCACATTGTCGACCTTTTTGATCTTGAAGGCAGCCTTATCTCCGGACTTCAGCGGTTTGTCGGCAGCAATTCCGTCATTCTGGCCGTGAACAAATGCGATCTGCTGCCCAAGGTGACCAACTGGAACAAGCTGCGCAATTGGGTTCAGCAGCGCAGCAAAGAGCTTGGACTGAAAACTGCGGAAATCGTGCTTTGCAGTGCCAAGCGGGGACAGGGCTTCGACCGGCTGCTCGATTCGGTGTCTTCGCTTCGGGGCCGGCGCGATGTATATGTTGTAGGCGCAACCAACGTTGGCAAGTCGACGCTGATCAACCGTCTCATTTCGGATTATAGCGATCTGGAGCAGGAGCTGACGACATCCCGGTATCCCGGCACGACGCTGGACAGCGTCAAGATTCCGCTGGACGACGGCCATTACATCATCGACACACCGGGAATTGTCTATCCTTGGCGGTACAGCGAATTGGTTGAGCGTCAGGATCTGGACGCGGTCATGCCTGCAAAGCCGCTTAAGCCTGCGGTGTACCAGCTAAACTCGGGACAGACGCTCTTTTTCGGCGGCTTGGGCCGGTTCGACTTCGTGCAGGGCGAGCATCAGTCGTTCACCTGCTTCATCAGCGGCAGCCTCAAAATTCACCGCACCAAGCTGGAGCGTGCGGACGATCTGTACCGCGATCACCGCGGCGAAATGCTGTCCCCGCCTGCTGCCGGCGATGTGGATAAGCTTCCTGCCTGGCAGCGGCACGAATTCAGAATAGCCAGAGGAAGCCGCAGCGATGTATTCATCTCCGGCCTGGGCTGGATCAAATTGAACGGAACGGAAGGCGCGGTTGTGGCTGTCCATGTCCCCCGCGGCGTGAAGGTGCTGGTTCGCCCTTCGCTGATTTAG
- a CDS encoding shikimate dehydrogenase encodes MTATTETWSLESGSILLGVIGCPILQSKSPVMHNAGLKALGIPGAYVPLHVNPDKVGETIQAIRTLNFRGINVTIPHKLAVIEHLDRVDPAAEAIGAVNTIVNDNGILTGYNTDGIGYVRSLKSEAVSDLSGRRIMVIGAGGAARGIIDALLQDHPASVVIVNRDEEKAKLLAGSWSSRGDIKGIGFDQIRSYIGGTDILINTTSVGMHPHVDEMPLDPDIIPEGIVVSDLIYNPLHTRLLLESRKRRGCIIHGGVGMFLYQGAYALEYWTGMPAPIDVMREALLGSLGADESSGSK; translated from the coding sequence ATGACAGCTACAACGGAAACCTGGTCTTTGGAGAGCGGAAGCATTCTTTTGGGGGTTATAGGATGCCCCATTTTGCAATCCAAATCGCCCGTGATGCATAACGCGGGTCTGAAGGCGCTTGGAATCCCGGGAGCTTATGTTCCCTTGCACGTAAACCCCGATAAAGTTGGAGAGACGATCCAGGCAATACGGACACTGAATTTTCGGGGCATCAACGTGACCATTCCGCATAAATTGGCAGTGATTGAGCATCTGGACAGAGTGGACCCTGCAGCGGAGGCCATTGGGGCGGTCAACACCATTGTTAACGACAACGGTATTTTAACCGGCTACAATACCGACGGAATCGGATATGTGCGCTCTCTGAAATCGGAAGCGGTCTCCGATCTTTCCGGACGCAGGATTATGGTTATCGGCGCAGGCGGCGCGGCAAGGGGCATAATCGACGCGCTGCTTCAGGATCATCCTGCGTCGGTTGTTATTGTAAACCGTGATGAGGAGAAGGCGAAGCTGCTTGCGGGAAGCTGGAGCAGCCGGGGCGATATCAAGGGTATTGGATTTGATCAGATCCGAAGTTACATCGGCGGTACGGATATTCTGATCAACACAACCTCGGTGGGAATGCATCCCCATGTAGATGAAATGCCCTTAGACCCGGATATCATCCCGGAAGGAATCGTGGTCAGCGATCTGATCTACAACCCGCTGCATACCCGTCTGCTGCTGGAAAGCCGCAAACGCCGGGGATGCATTATTCACGGCGGCGTAGGGATGTTCCTCTATCAAGGGGCTTACGCTCTCGAATACTGGACGGGAATGCCCGCTCCGATCGATGTGATGCGGGAGGCTCTGCTGGGTAGTCTCGGCGCCGATGAATCTTCAGGAAGCAAGTAG
- the yhbY gene encoding ribosome assembly RNA-binding protein YhbY, whose protein sequence is MLTGKQKRYLRSLAHHLDPVFQVGKGGVNEHLIRHIEEAIEKRELMKVSVLNNCAEDPKEIGSELAEQSGSELVQVIGKTIILYKESRDNKTIELPR, encoded by the coding sequence ATGTTAACCGGCAAACAAAAGCGCTATCTTCGCTCGCTTGCCCATCACCTCGACCCTGTGTTTCAGGTTGGGAAGGGCGGCGTTAACGAGCATCTGATCCGCCATATTGAGGAGGCGATTGAAAAGCGCGAGCTGATGAAGGTCAGCGTGCTGAACAATTGCGCCGAGGATCCGAAGGAGATAGGCAGCGAGCTTGCGGAGCAGTCTGGCTCCGAGCTTGTTCAGGTCATAGGCAAGACGATCATTCTGTATAAGGAATCACGCGACAACAAGACGATTGAGCTGCCCAGATAA
- a CDS encoding nicotinate-nucleotide adenylyltransferase, with translation MKVGIMGGTFDPIHIGHLLVAETARDAFGLEQVWFMPSHIPPHKHAAGASGETRLALVSEAIRNNESFRILDWEIVRGGISYTIETVRMLKERYPSEDFYFIIGADMVQYLPKWKDIDELVRRLTFIGVGRPGNSLNLGTLPVNIADKVLLADMPMVDISSTMIRERAASGKSIRYMVPEAVYDYVQRSELYGVQPRSAN, from the coding sequence GTGAAGGTCGGCATTATGGGCGGCACCTTCGATCCCATTCATATCGGCCATCTGCTGGTTGCGGAGACGGCCAGGGATGCCTTCGGGCTGGAACAGGTATGGTTCATGCCTTCGCATATCCCGCCGCATAAACATGCGGCAGGAGCCTCGGGTGAGACGAGGCTGGCTCTGGTGAGCGAGGCGATCAGGAATAATGAATCTTTCCGTATCCTCGATTGGGAGATTGTACGCGGGGGCATTTCGTATACAATCGAAACGGTGCGGATGCTTAAGGAGCGTTACCCGTCCGAAGATTTTTATTTTATTATCGGGGCGGATATGGTGCAGTATTTGCCGAAATGGAAGGATATCGACGAACTGGTGCGGCGGCTTACCTTTATTGGTGTGGGACGGCCGGGCAATTCCCTTAATCTCGGGACGCTTCCGGTGAATATCGCCGATAAGGTGCTGCTGGCGGATATGCCGATGGTCGATATATCGTCTACGATGATTCGGGAACGGGCCGCATCTGGGAAGTCGATCCGGTACATGGTGCCTGAAGCGGTATACGACTACGTGCAAAGGAGTGAGTTGTATGGAGTTCAGCCGCGAAGCGCTAATTGA
- the yqeK gene encoding bis(5'-nucleosyl)-tetraphosphatase (symmetrical) YqeK, whose protein sequence is MEFSREALIESVSSQMPKKRWKHTLGVVESAGELARKYGGDPERAELAAILHDVAKYWPVERQREIIEQNHLSPELLSYDKQLWHAEVGAFVAEKEYGITDSGVLDAIRYHTSGRVGMALLDKIVCLADYIEPGRDFPGVDRIRKLAGSSLEEGLVAGFDSTISLLLEKRRIVFPLTVMARNDLVRILEENE, encoded by the coding sequence ATGGAGTTCAGCCGCGAAGCGCTAATTGAGTCGGTATCCTCGCAGATGCCGAAGAAGCGCTGGAAGCATACGCTGGGCGTAGTGGAATCGGCGGGAGAGCTTGCCCGAAAGTATGGCGGCGATCCGGAGCGCGCCGAGCTGGCAGCGATATTGCATGATGTGGCCAAATATTGGCCGGTCGAACGCCAGCGCGAAATTATAGAACAGAATCACCTCTCGCCTGAACTGCTGTCCTATGACAAGCAGCTGTGGCACGCGGAGGTGGGGGCCTTTGTGGCGGAAAAAGAGTACGGAATTACGGATTCGGGTGTGCTTGATGCCATCCGCTACCATACTTCAGGCCGGGTGGGCATGGCCCTGCTGGACAAAATCGTCTGTTTGGCTGATTACATTGAGCCGGGGCGCGATTTTCCAGGTGTCGACCGTATACGCAAACTTGCCGGTTCCAGTCTGGAAGAAGGACTTGTCGCCGGATTCGATTCTACGATCAGCCTGCTCCTGGAGAAACGGCGGATTGTATTCCCACTGACGGTAATGGCAAGAAACGATCTAGTAAGAATATTGGAGGAAAATGAATGA